Proteins encoded in a region of the Roseateles sp. SL47 genome:
- a CDS encoding GNAT family N-acetyltransferase, translating to MSMPAVSDLDWSLATTVRSYPEGEAHEALRDGQSLLVGAAATAARQRWQFATGPQGLALDWRGTGAPTVKDVLAALEATFTFHPSSRHCVLTGPPSWPEPLFRLGALRREPHGITASRELLWQLPALWCPGASGAVPLQYALSPEGRRHPWRAPKPQGLIYQRFIPWLGKTFSFRAVDAEADLPRIHRWMNDPDVAQVWQEDGDMDKHRRYLAGLAADPHIYPMIASLDGEPFGYFEAYWAKENRVAPFYDADDYDRGWHVLIGEPACRGKAFATAWLTSISHYLFLDDPRTRRTIGEPRADHLQQIRNLDRSGYAKVKEFDFPHKRALLVTLLRERYFTDALWWPRTEPAALAAPAPSSNPSNPAAKEA from the coding sequence ATGTCGATGCCGGCGGTTTCCGATCTGGACTGGAGCCTGGCTACCACCGTCCGTAGTTACCCTGAGGGCGAAGCGCATGAGGCGCTTCGCGATGGCCAGAGCCTGCTGGTGGGCGCCGCCGCCACCGCCGCACGCCAACGCTGGCAGTTCGCCACCGGCCCTCAGGGCCTGGCCCTGGACTGGCGCGGCACCGGCGCCCCCACGGTCAAGGACGTTCTGGCCGCCCTGGAAGCCACGTTCACCTTCCATCCAAGCTCCCGGCACTGCGTGCTCACAGGCCCCCCCTCCTGGCCGGAGCCGCTGTTCCGCCTGGGCGCCCTGCGCCGCGAGCCCCACGGCATCACGGCCAGCCGCGAGCTGTTGTGGCAGTTGCCCGCGCTCTGGTGCCCGGGCGCCTCCGGCGCCGTGCCGCTGCAGTACGCGCTCAGCCCCGAGGGGCGGCGCCATCCCTGGCGCGCGCCCAAACCGCAGGGGCTCATCTACCAGCGTTTCATCCCCTGGTTGGGCAAGACCTTCAGCTTCCGGGCTGTGGATGCCGAGGCGGACCTCCCGCGTATCCACCGCTGGATGAATGACCCGGACGTGGCGCAAGTGTGGCAAGAGGACGGCGACATGGACAAGCACCGCCGCTACCTCGCCGGTCTGGCGGCGGACCCGCACATCTACCCCATGATCGCCAGCCTGGACGGCGAACCCTTCGGCTACTTCGAGGCCTACTGGGCGAAAGAAAACCGCGTTGCCCCCTTTTATGACGCGGACGACTACGACCGTGGCTGGCATGTGCTGATTGGCGAGCCTGCCTGTCGCGGCAAGGCCTTTGCCACCGCCTGGCTCACGTCGATCTCGCACTACCTGTTCCTGGACGACCCGCGCACCCGACGCACCATTGGCGAGCCGCGGGCCGACCACCTGCAGCAGATCCGCAACCTGGACCGTTCCGGCTACGCCAAGGTCAAGGAATTCGATTTCCCGCACAAGCGGGCACTGCTGGTGACGCTGCTGCGAGAGCGCTATTTCACGGACGCCTTGTGGTGGCCCCGCACTGAACCAGCGGCCCTTGCCGCCCCCGCGCCCTCCTCCAACCCCTCCAACCCTGCCGCGAAGGAGGCTTGA
- a CDS encoding lysine N(6)-hydroxylase/L-ornithine N(5)-oxygenase family protein → MQIHDLVGIGFGPSNIALAIALDEQRQSGRRLDALFIERQSSFAWHPGMLLDQTHMQISFIKDLATLRNPTSRFSFLNYLHEKQRLADFINLKTFYPSRHEFNDYLAWAAAQFDDRCAYGEDVVDVLPEYSGETVVALRVRSRDASGHLRERRARHLVVSPGGSANIPDVFKPLLSDARVFHSSRYRDAIGQFPQARRVAVLGAGQSAAEIFLDLQGRSPDLEVDLLMRARAIRPSDDSPFVNEIFNAEFVDDVYAASEAERNSMLREFWHTNYACPDLALIQDIYKVLYEQKVHGSTRLRLKRRHQVLAATAADDGIHLRLTDLQTGHSTAERYDAVVLATGYERSLHRQLLAPLAPWLGDCSVDRNYRVRSPSNFRPSIFLQGACENTHGLSDTLLSVTAVRTGEICDALIEAQRKPWPQPAQVC, encoded by the coding sequence ATGCAGATTCATGATCTTGTGGGGATCGGCTTCGGCCCCTCCAACATCGCCCTGGCCATTGCCCTGGATGAGCAACGCCAGTCCGGCCGCCGGCTCGATGCCCTCTTCATCGAGCGCCAGTCCAGCTTTGCCTGGCATCCCGGCATGCTGCTGGACCAGACGCACATGCAGATTTCCTTCATCAAGGACCTGGCCACGCTGCGAAACCCCACCAGCCGCTTCAGTTTTCTCAACTACCTGCACGAGAAGCAGCGCCTGGCCGACTTCATCAACCTGAAGACGTTCTACCCCAGCCGCCACGAGTTCAATGACTACCTCGCCTGGGCCGCCGCGCAGTTCGACGACCGCTGTGCCTACGGGGAAGACGTGGTGGACGTGCTGCCGGAATACAGCGGCGAGACGGTGGTGGCCTTGCGGGTGCGTTCCCGCGATGCGTCCGGCCACCTGCGCGAGCGGCGGGCTCGCCACCTGGTGGTGAGCCCGGGCGGCAGTGCCAACATTCCCGACGTGTTCAAGCCGCTGCTGAGCGACGCACGTGTCTTCCATTCCAGCCGCTACCGCGATGCCATTGGCCAGTTCCCTCAGGCCCGGCGCGTGGCCGTGCTGGGCGCTGGCCAGAGCGCCGCAGAGATCTTCCTGGACCTGCAAGGACGTTCGCCGGACCTGGAAGTGGACCTGCTGATGCGCGCCCGCGCCATCCGCCCGTCCGACGACAGCCCCTTTGTGAACGAGATCTTCAATGCGGAGTTCGTCGACGACGTCTATGCCGCCAGCGAAGCCGAGCGTAACTCCATGCTGCGGGAGTTCTGGCACACCAACTACGCCTGCCCCGATCTGGCGCTGATCCAGGACATCTACAAGGTGCTCTACGAGCAGAAGGTCCATGGCAGCACGCGGCTGCGCCTGAAGCGGCGCCACCAGGTGCTGGCCGCCACCGCCGCCGATGACGGCATCCATCTGCGGCTGACCGATCTGCAAACCGGTCACAGCACCGCCGAGCGATATGACGCCGTGGTGCTCGCCACCGGCTACGAGCGGTCCCTGCACCGCCAACTGCTGGCACCGCTGGCGCCGTGGCTGGGGGACTGCAGCGTGGATCGGAACTATCGCGTGCGTAGCCCGTCGAACTTCCGGCCCTCCATCTTTTTGCAAGGCGCCTGCGAGAACACCCACGGACTGAGCGACACCTTGCTCTCGGTCACGGCGGTGCGGACCGGCGAGATTTGCGACGCCCTGATCGAGGCCCAGCGCAAGCCCTGGCCCCAGCCGGCGCAGGTCTGCTGA
- a CDS encoding TonB-dependent siderophore receptor — translation MTASHRASDFRLTPLSLALRGAVAGAAGLLMAQAALAQNQTSTPASGQASAQPPAPAASASSPADTAQPALPTVRVQGNRDKSIVVKRSATGTKTDTALIEVPQSLHVITAREMEDMGLTTLTEAARQVPGVSVNPYGSDSRAPDWVVLRGFDGWYTSSYRDGLIQTVGITYLGQQTEVYGLERLEILLGPSSVLFGKGDVGGVVNRVSKVPDAGMVPEVEVQVGSYDRKQINTDLGGALTEDGRLRWRLVALKLDTGTQEKYPNGERMERKRDYLAPSLRWEITPQSSLTLQYEHLQDDASDDVQYVTGADGNPTNVKEGDPRYSRIKTGSDAGGYQFEHHFGGDWRLSHKLRYADRTMDKHHIQSFLDADGTTLERQARHDVESVKETTIDTSVQGSVTTGPLTHGLLFGVDWDRSRASWQRWADMTTPLDMNDPVYGVDIANPTTPAADTRITTTQFGAYAQDQLKWDDHWRVTVGLRHDRVKTDSDDRLYQSQSTQKDNATTGRVGLNYLVGNGWSPYVSYAESFVPNIGVDASGKTFVPSDGRQVELGVKYIPQDKPLSFTAAFFNLKKSNVVSYDPVSYDAHQIGSVRSRGIELSAKAELTRQLRLTAAYTSFDLKVLSSANPDEVGHTPILVPEQTGNLWLDYSLDGVLNGLAISGGLRYVGKRWNNEANTSSEPAYTLADAGVRYTTGPWRFSLSVSNLFNKHYYSAVAYGSYFRGEDRAALLSVKYRF, via the coding sequence ATGACTGCTTCCCATCGGGCTTCCGATTTCCGTCTAACCCCTCTGAGCCTTGCGCTGCGTGGCGCGGTGGCTGGCGCCGCCGGCCTGCTGATGGCCCAAGCCGCACTGGCACAAAACCAGACGTCGACGCCGGCATCGGGGCAGGCCTCCGCCCAGCCGCCCGCTCCTGCGGCCAGTGCGTCTTCGCCTGCCGACACCGCACAGCCCGCCCTGCCCACCGTTCGAGTGCAGGGCAACCGAGACAAGAGCATCGTGGTGAAGCGCAGCGCCACCGGCACCAAGACCGACACAGCGCTCATCGAAGTGCCGCAATCGCTCCACGTCATCACCGCCCGTGAAATGGAAGACATGGGCTTGACCACGCTGACGGAAGCGGCCCGCCAGGTGCCGGGGGTGTCGGTGAACCCCTATGGCTCCGATTCCCGGGCGCCGGACTGGGTGGTGTTGCGCGGCTTTGACGGCTGGTACACCAGCAGCTATCGGGACGGGTTGATCCAGACCGTGGGCATCACCTACCTGGGGCAGCAGACCGAGGTGTATGGCCTGGAGCGGCTGGAGATTCTGCTGGGCCCATCGTCGGTGCTGTTCGGCAAGGGGGATGTGGGCGGGGTGGTCAACCGTGTGAGCAAGGTGCCGGACGCCGGCATGGTGCCCGAGGTGGAGGTGCAGGTGGGCAGCTATGACCGCAAGCAGATCAACACCGACCTGGGCGGCGCACTCACCGAAGATGGGCGCTTGCGCTGGCGCCTGGTGGCGCTGAAGCTGGACACCGGCACGCAGGAGAAATACCCCAACGGCGAGCGCATGGAGCGCAAGCGCGACTACCTGGCCCCCTCGCTGCGTTGGGAGATCACCCCCCAGAGCTCGCTGACGCTTCAATACGAGCACCTGCAGGACGACGCCTCCGACGATGTCCAGTATGTGACCGGCGCTGACGGCAATCCCACCAATGTGAAGGAAGGGGATCCGCGCTATAGCCGCATCAAGACGGGCTCCGATGCCGGTGGCTACCAGTTCGAGCATCACTTCGGTGGCGACTGGCGGTTGAGCCACAAGCTGCGTTATGCCGACCGCACCATGGACAAGCATCACATCCAGTCCTTCCTGGATGCGGACGGAACGACGCTGGAGCGGCAGGCCCGGCATGACGTGGAGTCCGTCAAGGAAACCACGATCGACACGTCCGTGCAGGGCTCGGTGACCACCGGCCCGCTCACCCATGGGCTGCTCTTTGGGGTGGACTGGGACCGCAGCCGCGCCAGCTGGCAGCGTTGGGCGGACATGACCACCCCGCTGGACATGAACGATCCGGTCTACGGGGTGGACATTGCCAATCCGACCACCCCGGCCGCCGACACTCGCATCACCACCACCCAGTTCGGCGCCTATGCCCAGGATCAGCTCAAATGGGACGATCACTGGCGTGTCACTGTGGGCCTGCGCCATGACCGCGTGAAGACGGACAGCGACGACCGCCTGTATCAGAGCCAGTCCACGCAGAAGGACAACGCCACCACCGGTCGCGTGGGGCTGAACTATCTGGTGGGCAATGGCTGGTCGCCCTACGTGAGTTATGCCGAATCCTTTGTGCCCAACATCGGTGTGGATGCCTCCGGCAAGACGTTTGTCCCCAGCGATGGCCGTCAGGTGGAACTCGGCGTCAAGTACATCCCGCAGGACAAGCCACTCTCCTTCACCGCCGCGTTCTTCAATCTGAAGAAAAGCAATGTGGTGAGTTATGACCCGGTGTCCTACGATGCGCACCAGATCGGCAGCGTGCGTTCGCGCGGTATTGAACTGTCGGCCAAGGCGGAGTTGACCCGCCAGCTGCGCCTGACCGCCGCCTACACCAGCTTCGACCTGAAGGTGCTCTCCAGCGCCAACCCGGATGAAGTGGGTCACACGCCGATCCTGGTGCCTGAGCAGACCGGCAACCTGTGGCTGGACTACAGCCTGGACGGCGTCCTGAACGGCCTGGCGATCAGTGGTGGCCTGCGGTATGTGGGCAAGCGTTGGAACAACGAGGCCAACACCTCCTCGGAGCCGGCCTACACCCTTGCCGATGCAGGCGTGCGCTACACCACCGGCCCCTGGCGCTTCTCATTGAGCGTGAGCAACCTGTTCAACAAGCATTACTACTCCGCCGTGGCCTACGGCAGCTACTTCCGGGGTGAAGACCGCGCGGCGCTGTTGAGCGTGAAATATCGCTTCTGA
- a CDS encoding amino acid adenylation domain-containing protein — MNAELVSLAQRFARLTVPKRRLFLERLQGEGLDFAALPIVPRDPTQEAPLARAQRALWLAWHQSPQSAAYNLSGRLTLRGALHPAQVEAGVRRLVERHAALRTAFVLNDDGQPIQRVLPATKMDWSHKNWAGTSGSQGEAMAEHAQHFALQPFDLERGEVFRAELHSFTDGVMDLLLSVHHIAADGSSVELLMAELVQDLMTPGSPPDRPSLAISYADYATWQHHWLEAGEEERQLAWWQSQLAGLPATTRLPLDRARRHQQGAHGALQSFRLEADVSAAMLALARQHAASPYMVTVALLNLLLARFCGDEDICIGLPTVNRGREELDGVVGHFTNVLPLRTRVDAEAGFLPLLLQVRDGLLEAKRHADLPLDLLVERLAVERQPGVHPFFQVKCAQQASAMDTGVGQGLQVEARALLVDDIHFDLSLDVTVERESLRFDLAYATELFDADTIERLVRAFQALAAQVVADPHRALGDLALPDAASVLTGEVQPVALASILELWTKVVARSPDATALTQADQHYTYQQVDDAATQGACALRALGVGREDRVAICLERSPAFVLALLSTLKVGGAFVPMDPAAPVSRREQLLKEAGAAALFSTPEAESWARGIPVLQPSLDACSNAAAASLGEVLVHPAQAAYLIFTSGSTGRPKGVVVSHGALANYVQGLLTRMALPPGASFAMVSTVAADLGHTSLFGALCSGGALHLLAPDEAFDADAFAARMKQTRAAALKIVPSHLRGLLNAVADTPHAADVLPSRLLVLGGEAADQTLLEQVRALRPDLHILNHYGPTETTVGVLTQALPPEAHLPTQLPLGRPLPNLTAYVLDERLQPVQPGMTGELFMGGPALARGYAGQPGLTASRFVASPLGDHGIQGARLYRTGDQVRLGRDGALHFLGRQDDQIKIRGFRVEPGELQAVLRAWPQVADAFVMAGRNDAGTTELWAYVVPTGAMDLDLPALRAHLHECLPAHLMPAALVPLGALPLNANGKVDRRGFPAPSRSAQLASDMPGPTFQGQGSPDHNSTHEPRPKPACRPAPRDPAEGAIATLWAELLGLPADSIRREDSFFGLGGDSILSLKLMTRLRRTVPGGDRLSLATVMRAPHLGALADALRQGVEAAHDAVRLSPGPSADAAAEAGLPLYCVPGMIVNTREFEPLARALGSQRAVHAFVSHVYTPRRWRGFAMADLADDYARYITATAVDGRCALLGWSSGGDLTHELVHRLQGRVDVRFVGMVDVFETEPLRPQGTLTDEQRSQGRASIEAWLGRSTMADAWRGLIDRMDAQEWDGVIQHALREESPLPLDGTDEDAQEYLLWVTLDKRVQAVRYAYPPSEVPLQVYHAEDSLTSDGRLREWAAHAPVAGRHVVAGSNHLSIIRSPGFLDALALHLSAADRA, encoded by the coding sequence ATGAATGCGGAACTTGTTTCCCTGGCCCAACGGTTTGCACGGCTGACCGTCCCCAAGCGCCGGCTCTTTCTTGAGCGCCTGCAAGGCGAAGGACTGGACTTTGCCGCGCTGCCCATCGTGCCCCGGGATCCGACTCAGGAGGCGCCGCTGGCCCGGGCTCAGCGGGCCCTTTGGCTGGCCTGGCACCAGTCACCGCAGTCGGCGGCCTACAACCTCTCCGGCCGGCTTACCTTGCGCGGTGCCCTGCATCCAGCGCAGGTCGAGGCGGGCGTGAGGCGACTGGTGGAGCGCCATGCTGCCCTGCGCACGGCCTTTGTCCTGAATGACGACGGCCAGCCCATTCAGCGTGTGCTCCCCGCCACGAAGATGGACTGGTCGCACAAGAATTGGGCGGGCACCAGCGGCAGCCAGGGCGAGGCCATGGCTGAGCACGCGCAACACTTTGCGCTTCAACCGTTTGATCTGGAGCGGGGCGAAGTCTTCCGCGCCGAACTGCACAGCTTCACGGACGGCGTGATGGACCTGCTGCTGAGCGTCCATCACATCGCGGCTGATGGCAGTTCGGTGGAACTGCTGATGGCTGAACTGGTGCAGGACCTGATGACGCCCGGCAGCCCGCCAGACCGCCCATCCCTGGCGATCAGCTATGCCGACTACGCCACGTGGCAGCACCACTGGCTGGAGGCCGGGGAAGAGGAGCGGCAACTGGCCTGGTGGCAGTCTCAACTGGCCGGCCTGCCAGCCACCACGCGCCTGCCGCTGGACCGTGCGCGTCGACACCAGCAGGGGGCACACGGCGCCCTGCAGTCCTTCCGGCTGGAGGCAGACGTGAGCGCGGCCATGCTGGCGCTGGCGCGTCAGCATGCGGCATCGCCCTACATGGTGACCGTCGCGCTGCTCAATCTGCTGCTGGCCCGGTTTTGTGGCGATGAGGACATCTGCATCGGCCTGCCTACAGTCAACCGGGGCCGGGAAGAGCTCGATGGCGTCGTGGGTCATTTCACCAATGTGCTGCCGTTGCGCACCCGGGTGGATGCAGAGGCCGGCTTCCTCCCGCTGCTGCTGCAGGTGCGTGATGGCCTGCTGGAGGCCAAGCGCCATGCAGACCTGCCGCTGGATCTGCTGGTGGAACGTCTGGCCGTCGAGCGGCAGCCGGGTGTTCATCCGTTTTTCCAGGTCAAATGCGCGCAGCAGGCGTCGGCGATGGACACCGGCGTGGGGCAGGGCTTGCAGGTCGAAGCGCGGGCATTGCTGGTGGATGACATCCACTTTGATCTCAGCCTGGATGTGACCGTCGAGCGTGAGTCGCTGCGCTTCGATCTGGCCTACGCCACAGAGCTCTTCGACGCGGACACCATTGAGCGGCTGGTGCGGGCGTTCCAGGCATTGGCCGCGCAGGTGGTGGCGGACCCACACCGGGCCCTGGGGGACCTCGCATTGCCCGATGCCGCGTCGGTGCTGACGGGAGAGGTTCAGCCCGTGGCGCTTGCGTCCATCCTGGAACTGTGGACCAAGGTCGTCGCCCGGTCGCCGGACGCAACGGCGCTGACACAAGCGGACCAGCACTACACCTACCAGCAAGTCGATGACGCCGCCACGCAAGGCGCCTGCGCGCTCCGAGCGCTGGGGGTGGGGCGGGAGGATCGTGTGGCGATCTGCCTGGAACGGTCTCCCGCATTCGTTCTGGCCCTGCTGAGCACCTTGAAGGTCGGAGGCGCATTTGTGCCGATGGACCCCGCAGCGCCGGTGAGCCGGCGCGAGCAGTTGCTGAAGGAGGCCGGGGCGGCAGCGCTCTTCTCCACGCCGGAAGCCGAGTCCTGGGCGCGGGGGATTCCGGTGCTGCAGCCGTCCTTGGATGCGTGTTCCAACGCCGCTGCGGCGTCGCTGGGCGAGGTCCTTGTCCATCCAGCGCAGGCTGCCTATCTCATCTTCACCTCCGGATCGACCGGTCGACCCAAGGGGGTGGTGGTGAGTCATGGCGCGCTGGCCAACTATGTCCAGGGTCTGTTGACCCGGATGGCACTGCCGCCCGGCGCCAGTTTTGCCATGGTGTCGACCGTCGCGGCCGATCTGGGACACACCTCCCTGTTTGGTGCCCTGTGCTCAGGCGGGGCCCTGCACCTCCTGGCCCCGGACGAGGCCTTCGACGCCGATGCCTTCGCTGCCCGCATGAAGCAGACCCGCGCGGCCGCCCTGAAAATCGTGCCCAGCCACCTGCGTGGGCTGTTGAACGCGGTCGCGGACACGCCGCATGCCGCCGATGTACTGCCGTCCCGGCTGCTGGTGCTGGGGGGGGAGGCTGCCGACCAGACGCTGCTGGAGCAGGTTCGCGCGCTGCGGCCCGACCTGCACATCCTCAACCATTACGGCCCCACCGAAACCACTGTGGGCGTGCTCACCCAGGCCTTGCCGCCAGAAGCACACCTGCCCACGCAGTTGCCGCTGGGACGTCCGCTGCCGAACCTGACGGCCTATGTGCTGGATGAGCGGCTGCAACCCGTCCAGCCGGGCATGACGGGCGAGCTCTTCATGGGCGGACCCGCCCTCGCGCGAGGATATGCGGGCCAGCCAGGCCTGACCGCCAGCCGGTTTGTGGCCTCACCGTTGGGTGACCACGGCATCCAGGGCGCACGTCTATACCGCACCGGGGACCAGGTACGCCTGGGCCGAGACGGGGCGCTGCACTTCTTGGGGCGCCAGGATGATCAGATCAAGATTCGTGGGTTCCGCGTTGAACCCGGTGAGTTGCAAGCCGTGCTGCGGGCGTGGCCGCAGGTGGCGGACGCCTTTGTGATGGCGGGCCGCAACGACGCCGGAACGACCGAACTCTGGGCCTATGTCGTGCCCACCGGCGCCATGGACCTGGACCTGCCGGCACTGCGCGCGCATCTTCACGAATGCCTGCCCGCGCATTTGATGCCGGCGGCCCTGGTGCCGCTGGGCGCCTTGCCGCTGAACGCCAATGGCAAGGTCGACCGCCGTGGGTTCCCCGCACCCTCGCGGTCCGCGCAGCTCGCCTCTGACATGCCGGGCCCGACGTTCCAAGGCCAAGGCAGCCCGGACCACAACAGCACGCATGAACCAAGGCCAAAACCGGCTTGCCGGCCGGCACCGCGTGACCCTGCTGAGGGGGCTATCGCCACGCTGTGGGCCGAGCTGCTGGGCCTGCCGGCCGACAGCATTCGCCGCGAGGACAGCTTCTTTGGCCTGGGCGGGGACTCGATCCTCAGCCTGAAGCTCATGACGCGGCTGCGCCGCACCGTGCCGGGCGGCGACCGGCTGAGTCTGGCGACCGTGATGCGAGCCCCCCATCTCGGCGCGCTGGCCGACGCGCTGCGCCAAGGTGTGGAGGCAGCCCATGACGCCGTCCGCCTCAGCCCTGGCCCTTCCGCCGATGCGGCCGCGGAGGCCGGGCTGCCGCTCTATTGCGTGCCCGGCATGATCGTCAACACGCGGGAATTCGAGCCGCTGGCGCGTGCGCTGGGATCACAGCGTGCGGTGCATGCCTTTGTCAGCCATGTCTACACCCCGCGTCGCTGGCGCGGTTTCGCCATGGCCGACCTGGCGGACGACTATGCCCGCTACATCACGGCCACGGCGGTTGATGGTCGCTGCGCCCTGCTGGGCTGGTCGTCAGGTGGGGATCTCACCCACGAACTGGTGCACCGGCTCCAGGGACGGGTCGACGTGCGCTTTGTTGGCATGGTGGATGTGTTTGAAACGGAACCACTCCGGCCCCAGGGCACCCTGACGGACGAGCAGCGCAGCCAGGGGCGGGCAAGCATTGAAGCGTGGCTGGGTCGGTCCACCATGGCCGACGCCTGGCGCGGGCTGATCGACCGCATGGATGCCCAGGAGTGGGACGGCGTGATTCAGCATGCGCTGCGGGAGGAGTCGCCGCTGCCCTTGGACGGCACCGATGAGGACGCCCAGGAATACCTGCTGTGGGTCACGCTGGACAAGCGGGTGCAAGCCGTCCGTTATGCCTACCCGCCCAGCGAGGTGCCGTTGCAGGTCTATCACGCGGAGGACTCGTTGACCTCCGACGGGCGCTTGCGGGAGTGGGCGGCCCATGCGCCGGTCGCAGGCCGCCACGTCGTGGCCGGCAGCAACCACCTCAGCATCATCCGCAGCCCCGGGTTCCTGGACGCGCTGGCCCTCCACCTGTCGGCGGCCGACCGCGCTTGA